The DNA segment TAGATGCCATCCGCTCTTGCCTCATAATAGCAGTCATAAAACTTGCAATAGTACTTAGCCATGTCCCACTCGTAAACGTTGAAACCCACCGTCTTACCGTTCCACCAGAATTGACAGTAGAACACCGTCGAAAAAGGGTTTTCGCAAAAACTAAAATGGAAGATTCCATCTATAGTAAGTGTCTGCTTCCCGAGATCATCGTCTTTCGACTTGCAATGAAGGTCCAGGTATGGAAGGTCCGGAGGAAGCTTGTCTGCTATATAAACGTGACCTTTTGGGAAAAAACAGGTCTCGTTCACCGGAGCCGGGGACGGGGCTGCCATTGCTCCATGAAGACTTATTGAAAGTAtgagaaatatatatttaatggtAATGTGATTCATGACGTGCATGCATGCACTTGATGGAGAAAATATTAGGGTTTTAGTTGTTCCAATGGATTCATAATGGCCTGGACAAAGGTAGGGTTATATATAGTAGAGTCCAAATGGaaaaattggttaaataacttcgatcaatttttttttaagaaaatgactttctcaagtgtattttaattataacTGCCAAAATTATGTCTTTGGAGcttcttcttttttaaaaaaacataggaTTACGATTTTGACAACAAATTCAATTTAATGCAGAATTCCAAATAATGTTCAAtgcaaaaaatcataaataaaagtGGAGAGTGAGCATTAAATGAATTATAAGTTAATTGgagatttaagaaattttagccaaacaattttcaaacaGGCGGATAAACTTTTGTTTGTTCGAATTGATTTATTTTGGTCTCGGCATGGTTGATTATATAGTAGAGAGAATTAATTGTTTATACTTGGACTGAATAAACTTTTTCTAAGtcataaattaatttgtttataTTGGGACtggataaatttaattttccttaCTTAAAAATTATCTATTATAAGAATCAAGATTATGTGATCTTGTAATATAAAACGATTTGATTAATTAAGATGATTATTCAAAATTATTGTTATATATGTaatcattttaatataaaaagcaTTCAATAATAGTTGGagtcataataataatatggtaAAACGGATTAATTACCACAATCTTTTTTGCTTTCTAAGGCACTAATTCAATATTTAAcgacattattatttaattgtttcaaATGACGAGTCCTCTGCTCTGGAGTCTGAACAATTTGTTCCGACTGGCTCGTTTACACAGCATCTCAATCAACACCATTAATTTTAGGATATTTTTAtccatataaattttaatttaaactctaaaattatGTTGCGAataatttcgattttttcgagCACAACCTAGATAATTTCACGAGTCGAACTTAAGCTTGAAATTGAATACTTTATCAAATTCAAGTCGATCTCGAGCATATAAAATTAAACTCAAGCACGACCAGACTCGTGCAAGCTTATGTAGAACATTTTTTGAAATAGAGTTGAGTTTGTGTTATTTAATTGATCCTAAAGTTATATTCCCTTGTTCTGtgatatcaaaaaaattatttaaacctCACGAGGTGAATCATAACCAGATCAAACCACAGGGCCAGCACAAAGAATAAGAACAAAGAGATGAAACCCTCTCCAACGAAATGGTCCCTACAGAAGGTTAACAAAAACGAGCAAGCCTAATAAAGAACCCACTGGTTCAGGCGATGAGAGTAGTTGATTTCTCGATCCCCTTGCGTGCAACCAAAGAACAAATTGTGAGAATGGAAAATGTACTGCAATTATAGGCAGAAATATAAAAAGAGAAACACCgagaaaaaatgaataaatgTTAACTCGTGTTTGCTACATCACATTCATTCCTCGATGAGATTCAGAAAATTACCAGTAGGTGTACCAAATGGTGGGTTGTACCCATACATGTCGAATGCCTTATCTTCTGAAGGCAAATGACCAACTTCTCGTCCTTTAAACATTTCCATCGGTGAAGACCATGGAGCTGCTGACTGCACATTTGAGCTATAAGTTTCTTGATTTGTAGTATGATTCTGGGGTGACATTCCAGTAGGCCATCTGTTGCTAGAATTGATGTTTGTCAAGGTGATGGACGCCGATGACTGTTGCTGCTGATTCTTCATCGGTGACTTGGGACGAAGAGACTCTATTTCTGGGGTGGTTAGGACAAGGTGTGGTGCCTCAGGGGGTGGATTTCTTCCTCCCACGCCCACCCAAATTTTTCCATCCTTATCTGCAAAACTCCTGACATATGCCTGAAATTTCCAAGATACCGATTATATAATCGTTAGAAACTCCAGTTTGGCAGCACCCCAAAATCTTAACGGCTTTTTCTTAGGTCCGCTCTAAAACAGGAAGTTCATGGTGAAAGTGTACGAAATATGAGTATCAATActtttttattaggacattTAGAAAGATCTATTTCTGCTTTAATACAAAAACGATAGTTCTTATTGCCTAACAAACATGCCTCAGAATTGAAATTTGATGAAGACAATTCTTTGCCAACTGTCAACCAGCCAGAACGAATATTATGGTCCCCTCCAAAAAGCTCAAGCCTCCTTCGTCCAAGAGCAAAATGCTCAATTATTCGGTACATATCCTCGGGCTTTGTGGTTGAACCTACAGTACTTTTGGAATCAGTAATACCACCAAAAGAACTGAGGCTGAAAGAAGTAAGCACACTTAATATCAGCTCAATAACAACTAGGTTTGCCGTGCATTAAGTATCAATAATATTCCTCACAAGCAAATAAGTTGCAACAGAAATTGCTTGAAAGTCGTCACTGTATCATTCTATCTAATCTActgaaaaattgatttttacaaTCTCAAAGCAAGGATCAAGTACCATGCTCCCACAGACAAACATGATAAGCAtcaataagaaaatatttttaaaaaaaaactgcaTTGTGATGCAGAGTTGAGAACCAATTGAATTTTCACTCAACAAGAAGACAGGTGTGCAAAAGTTCAAGGACTTGCACATCAAATCTTAACCAGAGCAAAGGATAGAAAttcaaatgaaattttaaagaaatGGGAACAGGTGGAGAATATAATTGTCTCAAGTCTTAGCTTAATCCCCGGTCTAAAAACGATTGACTAATAATTGCCCTTACTTTCCCAAGGAACTCTTCCACTAAAAAGCAATAATCTGCCGTGCATAGATGGTAATACACATAGTACTTATATAGCATGACCAAAAGCAAGTCTTCATAGTTTATTTTCCACATAAGCTGCTGATTGGTTACACAAATTGGGGGTAGTCACTTTAACTAACAAGAAAATAGAAGTATTAGATAAGGGAAAAAGATGCACAACGCACGATAAGACATACAGAGTATTTAGAACTCAATAATTTCCAGCTATCAACTGTCTCAAGAATAAAGTACGTTAGACATAATGATTTCCAGAAGTGTGGTAACTGCTGAGCCACCAAGGTAGCAAAAGCTGATGAAGGTTCAAGGTCTGCCTTACCGTATGGAGGGTCTTCAGCAATTATTACATCAGTGTCAATGTTGGCATGTATTATATGGCCATCTGTACTGCGACGTACAGTCCCTTTTATGCCCATCAAGCAATGTTCCTTCATTACAATAACAAGACAATATCAAGATAAACATTAAAGTACAGTACCCCCTTTATGCACATGCCACACTTACATTAGCTGCAAGGACATCCAATCAAACATGCGCTGGTGTAGTTGATAAGTTAGTATCCCTTAGTTACAAATTTTAATGTGCAAAGAGACTAACCTTTTTCCgcatcaaataattaatacatGTAATAACCTATCTATTATTTCTTGATTGAGACAACATAATTTTCTCTCAAAGAAATATAATGCAACTAGTCGCAAAAACACTGTTCAAAGGGCTGCTAGACATCACATGTTCTGGATTCACAACTCTTTTTTTCATTCCTCTTGAGATAGCAAAATCTCtggtaaaatttttaaatacgGTGAGTTATCTCATATAATTATGATTACGGCAACTATAGGTTCCTAAGAAGTGAAACACTTAACAAAAAATACATGCTATATCTCAATTCAGTAAGAAGGTTCTCTATTCTGGTGAACACACAGAAAAGTAAATTTTGCATCAAAATGGCAGTTTGGTTTTTAAAGTGCGTATAAATCAGTTAGGGATTGACTCGCTTTCTGCACCAATTTAGATGGGGTCCTTGATGTCTAATTTTGTTAAAGATCAGAATGAGATTTGTTTTCCTTCCCACATTGTTGTTCACACTACCATCGAACTTTCTTCCTATATAAAAGAAATCATACCAGGGTACGCAAACCATCACTTTAATGTCCTCCATAACATTATACTAATTACCACTTTATAAAAGAGTACACTGTAAGCATACCTTGGATCGCTGAAACAGAGTATGAGAATCATGGCGTAATCCAGGAGTTGCATTGGTTTTGTTAGTCTTCACCCAACATATATCTTCACATCTACGAAATCCCCACTAAATATAATGAAAGCAGAAAATAGTGGTTAATATGACGGAAATTACTGAACGACTGGGAAATGAACCAAAGACATGGAAAAGGTCAAATAATCACTTATAATTATGGCTGTCGTTGTTTACCTTTTTTAGACATTGTCGCCCTTGCTCCAGCCCAACACCATCTCCAACCCACAGGAAGATGAAAGATGGAGTGTCAGTTATTGCCTATGTACAATATgaaggaaagaaaatgggacaTCAATCAAGTTACAGAAAGCAAAGACACTTCACGAATAAGCAAATGCACCTGGGTTGGTAACTCGAAACTGAACTTAAAAGAGAATTATCTGTTTTTTTTTGAACCAGTAAACTCCAACTTCCCACGGGGATCCTTTCATGAATAACATTGTGATGATAAAAGGTTAAATACCTCAATCTTCAGATTCATTATTTCTTCAAATGTCCAATACTCCATATGCTCGGTGACACCAGGAGCACGATGAACATACTCC comes from the Primulina huaijiensis isolate GDHJ02 chromosome 8, ASM1229523v2, whole genome shotgun sequence genome and includes:
- the LOC140982154 gene encoding S-protein homolog 5-like; protein product: MAAPSPAPVNETCFFPKGHVYIADKLPPDLPYLDLHCKSKDDDLGKQTLTIDGIFHFSFCENPFSTVFYCQFWWNGKTVGFNVYEWDMAKYYCKFYDCYYEARADGIYFSGYYPPRDMMKWADWPPA